CCGGTCCCGGTCTGCGCCTGACCGGCGACGTCCCGGCCGGCGAGCGCCAGCGGGAGCACCTTCTCCTGAATCGGCGTCGCGTACCGGAAGCCCGCGTCGACGATCCCGCGGCGCACGGACTCCGGCAGGTCGTACGCGGTGAGCTCGGTCGCCGTCAGATGGCTCACGTGCCCGTCTCCCGCCGCCGCCCGGCGAGGACGGCCATCCGGTCCGACTGCTCCGGGGTGAGCGGCACGACCGAGAGCCGTCCCATCGTCACGAGAGGACTGTCGGCGAAGAGCGGCTCCTCCTTCAGGCTCTCGAGCGTGACCGGTTTCGCGAACCGGCGCCCGGCCCGGACCTCGATGGCGAGAAACTTCGGGTTCGGCTCTCCGCGAGGGCGATGGGCGGCCTTCGTGACGATGGCGATCCCGACCGCCGCCCGCTCGCTCCCGGTGTGGTAGACGGCGACGGCGTCGCCGATCTTGAGCTGCTCGAGATTCCTCAGCGCGGCATAGTTGTGGATTCCCGTCCAGAGCGTCACGCGGTCGCGCTCGAGCTCGTCGAAGGAGTATGCGGAGGGTTCGGTCTTCAGG
The Thermoanaerobaculia bacterium DNA segment above includes these coding regions:
- a CDS encoding EVE domain-containing protein; its protein translation is MSAIKAVLKTEPSAYSFDELERDRVTLWTGIHNYAALRNLEQLKIGDAVAVYHTGSERAAVGIAIVTKAAHRPRGEPNPKFLAIEVRAGRRFAKPVTLESLKEEPLFADSPLVTMGRLSVVPLTPEQSDRMAVLAGRRRETGT